A genomic segment from Pyrodictium occultum encodes:
- a CDS encoding 4Fe-4S binding protein — protein sequence MAPGLSERRDKGRAGRRPPRVNPVKGHLDAILTVARRMLHPPMTLQYPDVEEEKPEYYHGIILFDYNKCIGCTLCAQVCPSRAIKMFRVPGDKRMRPGYDIGRCIFCGLCADICPTDALETSIVHDKVFEKLETMDLDPVDWAIYSRKLREEIKKPSRPRVRARVDEKAGLRYERAS from the coding sequence TTGGCTCCGGGCCTCAGCGAGAGGAGGGATAAGGGTCGGGCTGGCCGTAGGCCGCCGCGCGTGAACCCGGTTAAGGGCCACCTGGACGCCATACTCACTGTGGCTAGGCGGATGCTCCACCCGCCTATGACGCTCCAGTACCCCGACGTGGAGGAGGAGAAGCCGGAGTACTACCACGGCATAATACTCTTCGACTATAACAAGTGCATAGGCTGCACGCTATGCGCCCAGGTCTGCCCCTCCAGGGCGATCAAGATGTTCAGGGTGCCGGGCGATAAGAGGATGAGGCCCGGCTACGATATCGGTCGCTGCATCTTCTGCGGGCTCTGCGCGGACATATGCCCGACTGACGCGCTTGAGACGAGCATAGTGCATGACAAGGTGTTCGAGAAGCTTGAGACCATGGACCTGGACCCCGTGGACTGGGCTATATACTCCAGGAAGCTGCGGGAGGAGATAAAGAAGCCCTCAAGGCCCCGGGTTAGGGCCAGAGTTGATGAGAAGGCGGGGCTCCGCTATGAGCGTGCAAGCTAG
- a CDS encoding NADH-quinone oxidoreductase subunit NuoK — protein MNGEALTLLVYLTALVAGMSGLYGVMTARSLVKLFISVEVFFNSVVLTAAYTGLVAGARPGFYSVLLATIMLTIAEIAVVAALLILVYRKKRSMSVDLLKETRG, from the coding sequence GTGAACGGCGAGGCCCTTACGCTGCTCGTCTACCTGACCGCGCTGGTGGCCGGCATGTCCGGGCTCTACGGGGTTATGACAGCGCGTAGTCTCGTGAAGCTCTTCATATCGGTGGAAGTATTCTTCAACTCTGTGGTGCTTACCGCCGCCTACACGGGCCTCGTTGCAGGGGCCCGCCCAGGGTTCTACAGTGTCCTCCTCGCAACCATAATGCTCACTATAGCCGAGATCGCGGTGGTCGCTGCACTCCTCATACTCGTGTACCGTAAGAAGAGGAGCATGAGCGTCGACCTGCTGAAGGAGACCCGGGGGTGA
- a CDS encoding NADH-quinone oxidoreductase subunit J has protein sequence MSVQASLLDAAIVVSLLAAASGSVGAIMARKTVHSIAWLVIASLGVAAVLALTGYGYLSVFHIVVYTGAGIMLLAIVVMMLGCGVEPRTLNPGRLVLAFFAAAALEAPLAMYALSHPVSSSELASRSLSFTQAARVLMDCWLCTLLMVVTVAAVLIEALSMARGSAAPRGE, from the coding sequence ATGAGCGTGCAAGCTAGCCTCCTCGATGCGGCTATAGTTGTGTCGCTGCTAGCAGCGGCCTCGGGCTCTGTAGGAGCCATTATGGCTAGGAAGACGGTGCATAGTATAGCCTGGCTTGTCATTGCCTCGCTCGGGGTTGCCGCGGTTCTCGCGCTGACGGGCTACGGCTACCTCTCGGTCTTCCACATAGTCGTCTACACGGGGGCGGGCATCATGCTCCTAGCCATAGTGGTTATGATGCTGGGTTGCGGCGTGGAGCCGAGGACTCTGAACCCTGGCAGGCTTGTGCTAGCCTTCTTCGCCGCGGCCGCGCTCGAGGCGCCGCTGGCGATGTATGCGCTCAGCCACCCCGTGTCAAGCAGCGAGCTGGCCTCCAGGAGCCTCAGCTTCACCCAGGCAGCCCGGGTGCTGATGGACTGCTGGCTCTGCACCCTCCTAATGGTGGTGACGGTTGCAGCGGTGCTGATAGAGGCCCTCTCCATGGCGCGGGGCTCCGCCGCCCCCCGGGGGGAGTAG
- the nuoH gene encoding NADH-quinone oxidoreductase subunit NuoH translates to MKASMLLGWLAARLGVPEWAVRAVFAPLVYPGLLTFTLLALFIIWAERKIAARAQMRVGPYYVSPRLQGALQMLADGVKFAFQEIIVPVEAEKWSFLFAPVLAFTIVALAFTVVPGGPGIYGFRTPFSILIATAIIGLTPILAVIMGWAASNKFAFIGASREALVSVTGEATLLASLLATTMMYGVLDFSEAVEKQMATGVIGLVANPIAALLFFIAALLVTDRVPFDLVLGEQEIVQGPYTEYSGLLYALVMALDYAKLYVLMLMFTLLFLGGWMPFTSPLLGSIAVLAKTVALMLFTVFLRAVYGRMRLDQTADMFWSRLFPLALLAFAVSALVRYIYTG, encoded by the coding sequence GTGAAGGCTTCCATGCTGCTCGGCTGGCTCGCAGCCCGCCTAGGCGTGCCCGAGTGGGCTGTGAGGGCGGTGTTCGCGCCCCTCGTCTACCCGGGGCTCCTCACATTCACCCTCCTGGCCCTCTTCATAATCTGGGCTGAGAGGAAGATCGCTGCCAGGGCCCAGATGAGGGTGGGGCCCTACTATGTCTCGCCGAGGCTCCAGGGCGCGCTGCAGATGCTGGCGGATGGCGTGAAGTTCGCCTTCCAGGAGATAATAGTGCCGGTCGAGGCAGAGAAGTGGAGCTTCCTCTTCGCCCCGGTACTCGCCTTCACCATAGTGGCGCTCGCATTCACCGTAGTGCCTGGCGGCCCCGGGATCTACGGGTTCAGGACGCCCTTCAGCATACTCATCGCCACAGCCATTATTGGCCTAACCCCGATACTAGCGGTCATAATGGGCTGGGCGGCCTCCAACAAGTTCGCCTTCATCGGGGCCAGCCGTGAGGCCCTGGTCTCGGTGACGGGGGAGGCTACCCTACTCGCCTCCCTCCTAGCGACCACAATGATGTATGGTGTTCTGGACTTCAGCGAGGCTGTCGAGAAGCAGATGGCTACAGGGGTTATAGGGCTCGTGGCCAACCCTATAGCGGCGCTGCTCTTCTTCATAGCCGCGCTCCTGGTCACCGACAGGGTGCCGTTCGACCTGGTGCTGGGGGAGCAGGAGATAGTGCAGGGCCCCTACACCGAGTATAGCGGGCTCCTCTACGCGCTGGTAATGGCCCTGGACTACGCCAAGCTCTACGTGCTGATGCTCATGTTCACACTCCTCTTCCTGGGGGGCTGGATGCCCTTCACGAGCCCGCTGCTCGGCAGCATCGCCGTGCTGGCCAAGACGGTCGCCCTAATGCTATTCACGGTGTTCCTCCGCGCAGTATATGGGAGGATGCGGCTGGACCAGACGGCCGACATGTTCTGGTCGCGTCTCTTCCCCCTGGCCCTCCTGGCCTTCGCCGTCTCGGCTCTCGTGCGCTACATCTACACGGGGTGA